From one Bacteriovorax sp. BAL6_X genomic stretch:
- a CDS encoding ATP-binding cassette domain-containing protein: MHIEIQKFTYPAKGENSTPFTLEDISFDCRQGDLIGIVGLSGSGKSTLLNIMAANIIPDEGKVFVENHSGVKKEYNFDYIDDFNEYRELIGIVSQDSHIFSETVEFNITMGQAGFGNFDAFWSDVCEQISYLSKWGIKPDTVLDQNEISLGQKQLISAIRSCYLKKPIVLFDEISSSLDSDLEEALRKMILFVQKQAVTIIVAHRVETILDAQQIIVMEGGRVIAKGVHEELKNISPQYDLFVKQLSN, translated from the coding sequence TTACATTAGAAGATATTTCTTTTGACTGTCGCCAAGGTGATCTCATTGGTATTGTGGGATTGTCGGGAAGTGGAAAGTCGACTCTTTTAAATATTATGGCGGCAAATATTATTCCTGATGAAGGAAAGGTATTTGTTGAAAATCACAGTGGAGTTAAGAAAGAATATAACTTTGATTATATTGATGACTTTAACGAATACCGCGAATTAATTGGAATTGTATCGCAGGACTCACATATATTTTCTGAGACTGTTGAGTTTAATATTACAATGGGGCAAGCGGGCTTTGGAAACTTTGATGCTTTCTGGAGTGATGTTTGTGAACAGATCTCTTATCTTTCAAAATGGGGGATTAAGCCAGATACTGTACTTGATCAAAACGAAATCTCACTTGGTCAAAAGCAGCTTATATCGGCGATTCGCTCATGTTATCTAAAGAAGCCAATTGTTCTTTTTGATGAAATATCTTCTTCCTTAGATAGCGATCTTGAAGAAGCTCTTCGTAAAATGATTCTCTTTGTTCAAAAGCAGGCAGTAACAATTATTGTGGCCCATCGAGTAGAAACAATACTTGATGCTCAGCAGATAATTGTTATGGAAGGTGGCAGAGTAATTGCTAAGGGAGTCCATGAAGAGCTTAAAAATATTTCGCCGCAGTATGATCTATTTGTGAAGCAATTGTCGAATTGA